The DNA region TCCAACATCAGGGAGTAAATCTACATCATTCGACAGCTTACCATCCACAATCGGATGGCCAAACTGAAGTGGTGAACAGGTGCTTGGAACATTACTTACGCTGCATGTCTGGGGAAAGTCCTCATCAATGGTCCAAATGGGTGCCTCTTGCTGAATGGTGGTATAACACCAACTATCACACATCCACGAAGTCTACCCCTTACGAGATCTTATACGGTTTTCCTCCTCCCCTGCATATTCCCTACTTCCCTAAGGATTCCACAGTGGAGGCTGTTGATCAACTGCTCACACAGAGGGAAGTGATGCTTGCCCAAGTCAGAGACAACTTACTCAAGGCTCAACATCGAATGGTACAACTTGCCAATCGCAAACGCAGTGACCGACAATTTCTTCCTGGGGACTTAGTCTACCTCAAGCTACAGCCTTATCGTCAGAACTCTTTAAAACGCAGAACTTCTCAGAAACTTGCTTCAAAGTTCTATGGCCCTTATTCagttttaaaaaagattggtTCGGTGGCTTACAAACTGTTGTTACCACCCACAGCTTCTATCCACCCAGTTTTTCATGTATCACAGTTAAAGAAACACAAAGGGAACAAGGTCGTACAGTCCACATTGCCAATTACTTCTTCAGCTCCCATGATCATTCCACAGGCAGTTTTGGATCGCAGGATGGTAAAGAGGGGTAACCAGGCCACTACTCAAGTTCTACTCCACTAGAAGGGTCTTGCACCATCTGATGCTACGTGGGCGTTTGCTGATGAAATTAGGTGTCGGTTTCCTGAATTCTCCCTTGAGGACAAGGTCGCTTTGGAAGGGGGACTACCTGTTACATGTATTACTTAATTACATGCAAAGGAAGGCGGGTAGATTTAAGTTGTTAAAAAGCCGTTATAGTCGTTATAGTCAATGTTAAACGCACCGTTTCATTTAGCGCCACTGTTCCCATAACTAACTCTAAAGCACACGGTTTGTGTGTGCTGTGAGTTCTAAATAAAAGGAAGTCGTTAGGCTAGTAAAGTTgtgcatatatatatgcagCACGGTTGTAACAGATTGGGCATTGAAGAATTGAAATGAAAGCATGATGAATGGAGATGCCATTTACTCTATTGTTTCTACTGTAAACCATTACTTTCTCTGTACGTAACCATTACCAAATACTGGATTCCATCCCAGTAGGTTCCTTAGAAATAACCATTCTATCAGACATCTCATCCCAATCAATTAAGCCAAATTCAAATAAGAATTGAGATATAAAGACCcaaggcaaataaaaaaaaccaatcatctCACAACCATTGAAAGCAAATGAATGCTGAAATCTCATATTAATGTAACTTTTCATTCTAAAACGAAACAGCATAATATTTCTTTGGTATTTTTATGACAATTCACTAATAGACAAACCTGTCTTCGGGGCTCAAAGCGGATGGTAATTGTGTGTACAAGAAATGGGTCCAATGGCAGATCATCTGGTTTTACAGGGCGGAAGGCAGAAAATGGCACTCTTACCTGCCATTTACACAAAACAGAAGCtgttaaaagaagaaattggaaTCTGGATCTGTATAGCACTAAAAGAAAGGTATCAGAGATGCTCACCCTACAAAATCCTACTTTGGTGCTAATTCTTGCAAAATACAATTTGCTTTGAGTTTTGTCAGCTGAAGGACCAGCTTCGAGTATCAAAACATAAGATCTTCCATTTCCACCAACAGAGAGCACTAGACCTTCATACCTAACCCCaaggaaaattttattttaggagTGTGATAAGCATTCAAGGTGGATGCAAAAGAATAAGCCAACAGGAAATCTATTAACATCCAGCTACTAGTGATATAAGGAGCTATTGATTTTTATGTATCACGTACCTGTCAAGAGTATAACCCAAAGGAAGCGATAGCTTTTTTGACAATTCAACATAGCCTCCCCTAGTGAAAACATACCCTGTAGGCGAGATGAATAACAGAGCAAAAGAAAGCATGCATAGAACATTTAGCAGTTGTATATACAAAACTTTACTAAACGTCAATGTAAATGTTGTCTCTCTCAATTATGTTAGCACATATTTCACCTGAGAAAACTGAATCTCCAGCCTCGGTGAACTCAAATTTAGCATCCATTCCTGCATCATACTTCGAAGCAACTGCATCCTGGAAGTAAGTTCCTTGACGAACTTCCCAGCCATTCAATGAATCTGCGGATTTGAACTTTGCAAGCAAGAGCTTGCTTTTGCTGCTTTTTCCGGCTCGTAGTTGTGCTAGTTTGTTGTTGTAGTCCtgcaattttttaatgtataattaCTCAGACATGACAGGGGAGGTTTGACTCAGCTGAAAATGAATGTGAGACACTACCTGAAGGGCTTTGGTGAGATTAGAAACCCCTTGGTGATCAACTCTGAAAAGATCTCCAGTGATGGAAGAACGAGCAGTGGCACAATATATGATTTTGTTGCAGCCCACCACCGCTGCCTTAAGGGTAGAGGGATCTCCCACATCCCCTATCATGATCTCCACTGACCTGGGAAGCATGTTCACAACTTCCTCATCTGCCTTCCTCACCAAAGcctgcattaattaattaattaatatactaaGAATTAAGGAATCAAGAATATTAACCCCAATAATAAGGGGGAGGGAGAAGAAAGACCTTAACAGTGTAACCCCTGAGCATAAGTTTCCTAACAACAATGCGGCCAATGCGACTGGTGGCACCAACAACAAGAACAGTGGTGTTCTGGGCACCAGGGATAGCAAACTCACACATGGGACCCTCCCTGATGAGCAATGCATCAAGAGCTTCCTTGTCATCTGCACGTGTTGTTCTTGATATCTGTCCCAACCCTGAGAACTTCCTCCACACCTCATCGAATATCTGCCTTGACTTCCTTCCAAGTCCAACAGGGTTTACATCCTCCAAATTCAGTGGTTGCTGCTGCTTTGCTGTGCTTTCCTTGTTATATTCTTTCTTATTCTCCGTCTCTGTCTCCGTCTCTGTCTCCATCTCCTTCCTGTCCTTGATTGCTCTCACCACAACTAATGTGCTCTTCTTGCGGATGTTCTTCACTGTTGAGATAGGGAGAGATGTGTAAATATTGCGGTGTGAGGTGAAGTTGAAGTGATTGCTGTTCGTCAAACTGGCACTCGCATTTGTCGTTGGAGTCACACTTGcacttgctgctgctgctgctctcaTCTTTTCTTGTAAATTCTTGCTACCACTGATTAATTATTACTGACTAAATTTGGTTtatgatataatcaacaaatgaTTCTCCAAGTCTCTTCAACATGCAATATATAGTAGGGTAGCTACTCCTCTTCTGTATATGGCAGAACTCGGACAACTGTTCGTTTTCTTCTGacaacttagaaaaaaattcttaattacaTGCATATATGCAGAAATTGATTTTATGAGTGGATAATTGTGACAAGAAAGATTAcaaaaaccaggaaaaaaaagggaaaaaaaagggttgGTTGGTGTTTCATGTTTGAGGCTTGAGAGATCAAAATCATAAGGGCAAATAAatgacaaaaagaaagaaaaaatggagaccacataatattatttgagGTTTTTCCGACAGCTGCAATTAGAGCCACAAAACCTGCCACGTTCACATCCCATTTtcctctcattctttttttttttttggttgaatactgacctcatttttctttatcaaattttcTCCTGTGGCCTTGATTTTCGAAGAGTTAGTGAAATGAATCCGTGTACCTTTCATTTCTAGCGGCAGCTACTAAtcccaataaattaaaatgttattttcacTCTGCTCATgagaatacacacacacacacacacacacacacacatatatatataacgaaTTGGTGCAAATTTGGAGAATTCTACTTATTTCACCATCTTTAAATAACATGACGTTCTACAAAAAGGGTGGTCAAGTATCTGAGCTCTCAACTCTGAAGGGGGAAAACTTAACAGGGTGTGGGTAGaggcaaagaagaagaagagaagagaagaaattgaAACTAATCTCTTCCTCTGCCTTTTTCCCCACCCACACTCCTTTGTAAGAACATCATTTTAAACAGATTAGAACAATTACATGGTGGTACAGTCGCCGCCACCGAGAATggcattttaaacaaaataaaaagataataaaataaaagaatcaccAAAATGGGCCAATGACTAACACACATCACATCAGTACTCCTATATATTCTGACTCAGGGAAATAgttagctgctgctgctgctgctgctgaactGGGAAAGCTTTCTGTCAATGAATTTCACTCGCTTTCTTCAACGGGGAAACGTAAAGCAAGTCACCCCACGCATGAATAAAAGAATCATTCCCTAACAGCTGTGATGCTAAACCAATATGTCGTGCTATTGTATATTTTTCCCCTTCTGAACCAACAACCAATATCGGAGGAAGTTTAACTCTCTCACTTCCTCATTTCCAGCTGTGTGACACCTCAGAGCAGCACAATCTATTGTCCCCTTCTCTCCAAAAACAACCATATTATATACAGAAAAGGTTACCCAGAATTGCCAGCAACCTCAGCAGCTCTCTGCCTCATCATCTCCATCACAGCAGCCCTTCGTCGTGAATCAGACTGCTGCTGAAGTCTCCTCAAATGTTCTTTCAGATCCCTGgacaaatatacatacatacatacatacatttatgagaatttataatataataatcccCAAGGAAGTTGTAGATTTTAAGATAAGGTTGATGCATAAACCTGCAGCGTGGAACATGGCACTCTGATTCTTTGCAAGCCCGAGCATGAAGTTGAAGGAGATACCACATCTTTTTACACAGAACACAGCCTCCAGATGCACGAGTTTTGCATTGTATCCCATGACGGAAGAGACCTTTCACCTTGCGACAGTTAGGATATTGGCAATGTGGAGAGCGGCATTGCGAAGCATGCACCAGAAGATCAAGCATTTTCCTTAGCTGCAATGTCAAATAAACAATTACATCAGGCACTATAGGACATGAAGATTTTAGCAGAAAAATGACTCGGTACATTGGCAGATGAAAATATCATGGAGTGTTGGATCATCAAGTTAAGTTTCACAGTAGTCAAACCCAACATTCATTCTTCAACATAGTGTAATTATCAGTACCATAACATATATATTCCACAAAATCATTTGTGATAGAAAATCTCACAACACATAAATGAAGTCAGATTGTTCAGATTCTTCTGGTTGTGAATGGTATAGATCATTTGATGGGGTCGGGGAAGTACACTGAATTTGTTTAGAGAAATTGCAATCACTTGTAACTAGGTACATGCCAATTGACAAATACTTCACAACATCTTCCACTGCTTATTCCATAAGATTAAGTAAAGCAACTGGTTCACAGCTCTTCatatataacaaattaacaAACGAAGAACCGTTTACCAGGAACAAGCAGCTGTATTTTCAAGATCCAAGTCAGAACTCTAAAGActataaaaaaaggttatgTACCTGCAGAACCCTCAATTGCCTAGCTTCTTTGTTCTGTGCATCACGCTCAGCCAAGGATGGATGATTCGTCAACTTATGAGGATGATCCATACCCCCATCCTTTTGATAACAAGAATTGCATACATCATAATCAGGGCAAACCTCACAACGCCAACCTTGACCCGTTTCAATGTCAAGATGGCATATATTGCACGTTGTCACAAATGCAGGGGCAGTTGGATTATGAAGATGGTAAAGGACCATCATTGAGGAATGTTTAGCCCGGCGTAAAGTGTCATATTGATAATGGTTTCCTTGGCAAAGACTCAAAAATGCCTGTCTTGTGTCAAAAAACTCActttcaagaatttcatcttTATCCTTTGTGTCAACAGGCACATCAGTGATTTCATCCTGCAGAATTTAGCagtgttattttatattcaaagaaaaggaaaagacttCTGCTCAGAACCCATACAGGATTTCAAAGTAATGGCATTTTAATCTAAATTAGATAGAAGTGTTCCTAGGACCAAGCAACTTACAGGATAGAGTGCATGCTTTTCCCTTTGGTTGATAGGATGCCGCTCTCTTTCTTCACGTTTCTGTTCAGCTTCATAACACCTAAGGAAACACAAGCACagaaaccaaaattttaaaaatcatcacaagAGTTTAGGaaatgtaaagcaccttttcaAGAGCCATCAATTGAAACAAGACCAACACCTGCTTGTTCTGTTGTAACCCACACACAAAAAACACTACGTAGATTTTGAAATCTGTTTTGTACTACCTATCAAATAATGGTTGTTTACTAAGGCCTTAAATAGCTTGTACACATATATAGAGCTTATAAGGAAATAATGCTATTGTAATTCTGCATTTATTCACCCAAGTAGTTACCATTGATTCTCGTTTACTGTTACACAATGTTAAGGTTACAATAGCTAGTGAATACAGATGTTCAGGTTACATAAAATTCACTAAACAGCAATACAGGTGAAGATTAAAGATTCTTACTTGTCACAAATCTGAAAGTTTTTGCACTGCTTGCAAACCCAACGGGTGCCCGATACCATTAGATTACAGCAATGCGAACAGCAATGCTGTAAATGAACCATGATAAAGTCTTCCTTCATCGGGCAAATTGTCTCACCAAGCTGGAGAGATATATTTTTGtaagaagaaaatcaattataacTGCTTAATATGAAGACATCATAACAAGCTCCAAGGTTCTGGTGGCAGAAATTGCACAATAACACAAATAACAACATCATGATAAACAGCAGCTGATTGGGAAACAATGTTAAGCTGTAAGAAATAGGGGATAGGAATTACTTTATGCATCAGTAGCAGATCCTTTGATGCATTACCAAAAAGATCTGCCTGGCCAGATGCTTTTAGTGCCCTTTTTGTAATGGTCTTTTTGGTAGTTcccttcttattttgttttctcccATCTTCTTCTTGATTAAGCTGATAAATTAAATCCTCAGCGGCACCAGGCCAATAATCCCCATCAAAGTAGGGCAGCCTAGCTGCTGTGACCTTTGCCTTAGATTCACCACTAGATATGAAGAAATGGTCATACAAATTAATGAGGTCAGCAACAATATTTTCCTTCGCAGCTTTTCGTAACATTGCAAGATACCTGGAAACCAAAAGACATTCAATGAAGCACGTTATAAAGTTTGAGAGGAAAAAAGTAAAGCAACCTATGAATCTCTccttggaagtttttttttttgctcaccatTCCCGGAGCTTGTCAGATTTTGGTGTTTTCTGGATTTCTGGATGGCAATACAATATATAATCCTCACCCTTCAAAGGAGGGCAAGCCCATATATAGCAGCTTGTAAAACCCCTTTTCTTGCAGTATTCAAGGTATCCAATCTGCAGAATAAAATAGGTATAATTGCCAAAAACTCCAATTACAATTCCTAACCAAATGAACTGTTCACATTCTTGGATCATTTGCAAAGAAGATAGATAAGTATTTGAAGCTAACCAAAATTTCATGGTAAACAAATGTACGAAGAGCCTCTCCTGTCACTGCTTTAATCTCAGGTCTGAAGTACTTCACAGAATCGAGATAAGAAAGATAGACCCGGCGCTGATTTGGAAACTGAGCTTCTGATCCGAATTCCTGAACATACATGCCAAATAGGCATACCTCAACACCTTCAATCTTctgaaataacaaaacaacctGAAAGAAAAAATTCCAGTGAATTATTTCTGAAATACTTAGCACCCAGAGCTTTTCAGAAGCTTAAGTGTGTGTCTCAAACGTGGTATCCTGCAAACCTTAGACTTGTACGGGAATTCAGTTGGATAATTCTCCTCCCGAAATATCTCAAGAAAACGCTGTTTCACTTCCAACTTTTTGTCAACTGATGAAACTACTCGAACTACAAGTGATTCCGCTCCAGGAACCTAAAACATAGATTTTTAAAGAGATTAGATTGTGCCAATTAACATGCATTGATGCTCTAATTTTCAAGCACCTAGGACAAACTCAAGTCTTCAAGGAAGCAAAAGTAGACATTTACCAGGGTGGTGAACTATTTAACAGTCAAAAATATGCTGTTGTAGGAACACTCATCTAAAGTTTTAGACAAAGAGCAAGAATGTCTGGCaactaaataaacttgcaaCAGGATCGGAGACACAGCACACACATTGAAACAACCAGATGGTATTTCTGGAAACTAATTGTTCTTACAAATTAATAATGACATCAGCTACATAGAAACTTGTTTCAACGTCACAAAAAAAGAGCTCGTGTAGTCAATTGCCAGACAATTTCAGATCATACTATTTCCCATAGTATTTGTTAGTCCTGGAATAGGGGCTTTATTCTAGAGAAAATCACAGACTTGGCACCTATGTTTCAGTAGAATTTCTATTAGAATTCttatacttcatttttttcccttctgaGTTCCTATATTTTTAAGAGATTCAATCACTCAGATACATTTACTCCAAAAACACATTTTGATGTGCCATTGTCCAAATACTCTTATACAGGATATTGTCAGAACAAGTGTACTTGATTGGTCTTTTTTTAAGAGAATAGGAATTCGTATAAAATTAAAGCATAGgaactcaaataaaaattttaacaaactCTAAACCATGTCAATTTCATAAGCATAGACTATATAAAAGTGAAACTCCTTTCCATATAACCTGCATTGCAAGCATATTTTCATCATTACCAGTCCATATGTTAgcagaataaaaataaactctagattttaaaaatcaaccagAAGAACACAGGCCACAGAATGATATGTAACTCACGTCATCAAAACTTTTCCCGTGCATCTTGGCCCTATCCTGTCTTTCCTGCTTCAGTTTCCTAAATAACCTCTGCTCTATATGATCACTAAGTATTGTTCTAGGCAAATCCTTAGCCCCCAGAACCGCACTTTGTGGTAAGGGCTTGCGCTCTCCTCTTTCAACCTCTGCTATGTAGCAATTAGGGCAAGTATATTCAGCTTGCCCACCATCATTCCTTCGACCATTAAATAATGCACATATTTGGTGTTGCCAAGCTTCACATTTGTCACATTGAACCCACTGCACAAGCATGAAAGAGTAAATTGTAAGTGATTATTTGAGACTGCCAAGTAGCAGAAGGACAAATACAAGACCACAGACAAACGCACCCATTCTTCAGTCTCCTCatcatttctcttcttctcGAGTCTTGCCTTTAGAATAGTAGTCCCGTCAGCAACAATAGTATCCCCACGAGCCTCGTTATAGCATGGAATACAGAAAAAGTGCCGTGTGTCACCAGCTCCCATGGTATAATACATTGCATTCCGCTTAATGCGAGCACCACAGGGTGTACAGTATATTGGTGGTGGTTCAAAAGTAAGCTTTTCAACTGCACACAATTGACAAGAGTTCTCACTCATTGAATGCTCCATTGCTTGGTTCTTTTCTGCCTTTGCCTTACTCTGTACAAAGCAAAGTGGAAAAACAGGAACAAAAACTACTATCATCCGACCAATATATTTACTATGCGCAGAACAGATGGTAATTCTAAAACCCCATGTGCATGCAAAAGAGAACTGCATCATTACTAACAGCAATAAAAGCCTGTAAGTAAGATCAAATGTTCTTTCATGATGAGCCTGTGGACAACAGAAGGTCAGTAGCACATTAAGCAGCAAACAAGAAAGTCATAAAGCTAGCACATCATATAAATACAAGGAGCTTAAGACTCATTCACTATGAACATAAACACATAAGTGAAACTAAGATCTCAACAGCAATCAGAACCAAACATTCCAAAACAGTACAGTTTCAGTTGACAAAATGGGAGGACAGGCTAAAAGTTTGAATATTTAAATACACCATAAAATATAGTACAGGTAGTGTATGTCAAAGTAATTTCTAGCTTCATGGTTGAGCAGAAATTACACACCATGTCAGGACAAGCCTTACTTCCTCTAGAGATCATCTAATGATGATGTTTGAGAAAATTGCAGGCAGATATTTTCACAATTGTTTTTACAACATACAGAAAACTGTGAAGTAAATGAACTAAGGAGAAGCATACAAGTCAGATGCATAATCTTACCTGGCCAACCCACTGCCTGAGGCCTGTTATATGCTCCCTCACTTGTTCAGGTGTAAACAGTTCAGTCAATGATACGCCCTTTATTTTTGGCTTCCCAGACTTGGTTCCAGCTGGATTTTCAGGAGGCTTTGTAGCATTTTCTTGCTTAAGTGGATCAGTTTCTTTCTCAACTTTAAGACTCTCCTGCTTGGCTAAACGGGCAGGCTCATCATGTACCATGGATTCATCTGCAGGTATTTGGCTTCTGACATCATCCATGTTGTCCCTTTTCATCTCACTATCACTAGGACTTCCTTGTCTGGAACTTGCAGGAACTTCCAGCTTCACTTCCATGTATTCAGACTTAACTGGCAGTCTATTATCACCATGTTTGTGATCTTGGCGCTGGACATCCTGGGCTATATGAGCATCACTGACTGCAGATGCTGATACAGCAGAAACTTCACTCTCAGGTCTCAGTATTTGGGAAGATTGCTCTATTTTCATGCGCTTCGGAGAAGGTTGTAGATCTTCAGTGCTTTCAACAATTGGAGTTCTTGAAATCAGTCGAGCTGCATTTTCTCCATTATCAGTGCCTTTGCTTGGCAAACCAGAATCTGAGGCTGGAGGGGTGCGTGTCTTCATTTGTATCTTTATTTGGGCCTCTAGATAATTTCTAACAGGAATACAAACAGGGCAACATGCATCTCTGCAGTGCCTAAAGTGATGAATTAATATCCTGGTGTGCTGACATCGAGGATATGGGCATGGAGTTGACTTGCATCTGTCCATATGCCTCAACAAATTTTGGACAGTAGTGCAGTTAGGGTCAGGACATTGACCTTCTGGGGCAGGACATCTCCGGGCATGCCGCAAGAACAAAAGCCACTTCTGCTGATTTCTAAATTGCCGGTCACGATTAGCATTTCCAGATCTATAGGTGACACCACTTGAATTTTGGAGCTCTGAAGTGCTTCTAGGAGGTACTGTTTGACTGACAATGGATCCTTCTGAAGTCACATTATTACGCTGAGCTTCACCTTGCCCGGATATTCTCTGGTGGAAATCCTCTTGGACATGCTGCTCATGTGACATGCTACCTGGTACACAAGTCCGGTCCTGAGATTGTGGATGCCATTGATCCTGCAATGCCGATTCTGATTGTGTCCCAACAGAAAGgctgttaaaattattttgagactCTGAAACCAACTGATGTGGATGCAACATCTGTTGCATTTGCTGTGAATTTTGCGGCAATGACAAGTACATGTTATGCTGTCCAGCTGGATGACTGAGATTTGGTGCATTCTTAGAATGCTCTCCAACCACATTTTGCTGGAATTGGTTTTGCAATTCAGACATTTGGAAGTGCTCAGAGGTTTGAGAGCGCAAAATATCATTATGGTGCTCCATTCCAGGCTCAAGCTTCACTTGACTGCTAGGATCAGGTGTGAGCTGGGATTGACCAAAAGCATCATTGTTCAACAGATGCTGTTGCTGCTGACCTTGCTGTTTCTGTAAACGATGATGTTGAGCAAATTGCTGCTGTTGAAATTGCTGCTGGAGTTGTTGCTGTTGGAGAGGATGTTGCGGAAGTTGCTGCTGTTGAAGTGAAGACTGGAAATTCATCTTTTCAGACTGGTCAAGTGATTGAGGCCTTATATGCCCAGCTTGAGGTGCGACATGCAAATTTGACTGATTATTTACAAGAGAAGAGCTAGTTTTGGACATAGACTGCAAGCTTGCAGAACTCAAATTCTGAGCATTTATCATCGATCCAACAGATGTTATAGCACCATATATGTTGCCAGATCCAAAAGAATCAGCATTACTCATCCCATATCCATCCCCTGGTAA from Populus alba chromosome 14, ASM523922v2, whole genome shotgun sequence includes:
- the LOC118037673 gene encoding protein HIGH CHLOROPHYLL FLUORESCENCE PHENOTYPE 173, chloroplastic isoform X2; its protein translation is MRAAAAASASVTPTTNASASLTNSNHFNFTSHRNIYTSLPISTVKNIRKKSTLVVVRAIKDRKEMETETETETENKKEYNKESTAKQQQPLNLEDVNPVGLGRKSRQIFDEVWRKFSGLGQISRTTRADDKEALDALLIREGPMCEFAIPGAQNTTVLVVGATSRIGRIVVRKLMLRGYTVKALVRKADEEVVNMLPRSVEIMIGDVGDPSTLKAAVVGCNKIIYCATARSSITGDLFRVDHQGVSNLTKALQDYNNKLAQLRAGKSSKSKLLLAKFKSADSLNGWEVRQGTYFQDAVASKYDAGMDAKFEFTEAGDSVFSGYVFTRGGYVELSKKLSLPLGYTLDRYEGLVLSVGGNGRSYVLILEAGPSADKTQSKLYFARISTKVGFCRVRVPFSAFRPVKPDDLPLDPFLVHTITIRFEPRRQRPVEAPAGAKQDLRSFKLILEYIKALPTGQETDFVLVSCTGLGVEPTRREQVLKAKREEPGGQRALIFDQGNRISQGISCADVADICVKALHDSTARNKSFDVCYEYVAEQGRELYELVAHLPDKANNYLTPALSVLEKNT
- the LOC118037673 gene encoding protein HIGH CHLOROPHYLL FLUORESCENCE PHENOTYPE 173, chloroplastic isoform X1 gives rise to the protein MRAAAAASASVTPTTNASASLTNSNHFNFTSHRNIYTSLPISTVKNIRKKSTLVVVRAIKDRKEMETETETETENKKEYNKESTAKQQQPLNLEDVNPVGLGRKSRQIFDEVWRKFSGLGQISRTTRADDKEALDALLIREGPMCEFAIPGAQNTTVLVVGATSRIGRIVVRKLMLRGYTVKALVRKADEEVVNMLPRSVEIMIGDVGDPSTLKAAVVGCNKIIYCATARSSITGDLFRVDHQGVSNLTKALQDYNNKLAQLRAGKSSKSKLLLAKFKSADSLNGWEVRQGTYFQDAVASKYDAGMDAKFEFTEAGDSVFSGYVFTRGGYVELSKKLSLPLGYTLDRYEGLVLSVGGNGRSYVLILEAGPSADKTQSKLYFARISTKVGFCRVRVPFSAFRPVKPDDLPLDPFLVHTITIRFEPRRQRPVEAPAGAKQDLRSFKLILEYIKALPTGQETDFVLVSCTGLGVEPTRREQVLKAKRAGEDSLRRSGLGYTIIRPGPLQEEPGGQRALIFDQGNRISQGISCADVADICVKALHDSTARNKSFDVCYEYVAEQGRELYELVAHLPDKANNYLTPALSVLEKNT